Proteins encoded within one genomic window of Bos mutus isolate GX-2022 chromosome 9, NWIPB_WYAK_1.1, whole genome shotgun sequence:
- the TMEM244 gene encoding putative transmembrane protein 244 yields MGNIEEQREIENSGQKEKGFDEQREVYRQRVVWQNLLICAILFYTVYYVVLGMCCVMLGVYELDVLAPFDFKTNPSWLNTNYKVLLVSTEVTYFVCGLLFVLVLEEWVWDHGISVTILHVAITSTVMLEFPLTSHWWAALGFGLISMICGGQTLAYCLFKDNFIYPDLDDF; encoded by the exons ATGGGAAATATTGAAGAGCAAAGGGAGATTGAGAACagtgggcagaaagagaagggatttGATGAGCAAAGGGAAGTCTACAGGCAAAGG GTTGTTTGGCAGAACCTTCTCATATGTGCCATCCTTTTCTACACTGTGTACTACGTGGTTCTGGGCATGTGCTGTGTGATGCTCGG GGTGTATGAGTTGGATGTCCTGGCACCATTTGATTTCAAAACAAATCCTTCATGGCTCAACACAAATTATAAAG TTCTTTTAGTCTCAACAGAAGTCACCTACTTTGTTTGTGGATTACTTTTCGTTCTGGTACTGGAAGAGTGGGTTTGGGATCATGGTATTTCAGTAACTATCCTTCATGTTGCCATCACTTCAACTG TTATGCTGGAATTCCCCTTGACATCACATTGGTGGGCTGctttag GATTCGGCTTAATTTCAATGATATGTGGAGGCCAGACTTTAGCATACTGTTTGTTCAAAGATAATTTTATCTATCCAGATCTGGATGATTTCTAA